Proteins encoded together in one Flavobacterium keumense window:
- a CDS encoding antA/AntB antirepressor family protein: MENLINITTNEQGLSVVSARELHSFLDVKTEFKDWMPRMLEYGFEEDKDFSSFLSKSTGGRPSKEFALTIDTAKEIAMIQRSEKGKQARTYFIECEKIAKSKVKPLTQAEQLYENAKLLLEIDRKQKETDRRIDLLEAKTQTLHNYFTIVGFANLNNINCGLQLASKLGRICKAEARREGYMLETMPDPRFGVVNLYPVKLLIKIFTEQNLISN; the protein is encoded by the coding sequence ATGGAGAATTTAATTAACATTACCACAAATGAACAAGGTTTAAGTGTGGTTAGTGCAAGAGAACTGCATTCTTTTTTGGACGTAAAAACTGAATTTAAAGATTGGATGCCAAGAATGTTAGAGTATGGCTTTGAGGAAGATAAAGACTTTAGCTCATTTTTGAGCAAAAGTACTGGAGGTCGTCCATCTAAAGAATTTGCCCTTACTATCGACACGGCTAAAGAAATAGCAATGATTCAACGCTCCGAAAAAGGCAAACAAGCCCGAACTTATTTTATCGAGTGCGAAAAAATAGCTAAATCAAAAGTAAAACCACTTACACAGGCTGAACAGCTTTATGAAAATGCTAAATTGTTATTAGAAATCGATCGTAAACAAAAAGAAACCGATAGACGTATAGACCTTTTAGAAGCAAAAACTCAAACACTTCATAACTATTTTACTATCGTTGGGTTTGCTAACTTAAACAACATCAATTGTGGCTTACAGCTAGCGTCAAAACTTGGAAGAATATGTAAAGCAGAAGCAAGAAGAGAGGGGTATATGCTCGAAACAATGCCCGACCCACGTTTCGGGGTCGTGAATTTGTACCCAGTTAAATTGCTTATCAAGATTTTTACTGAACAAAATCTTATTTCAAACTAA
- a CDS encoding leucine-rich repeat domain-containing protein: MKIEKGILVSIEEKDIKDGVLTLPKKVKQIGDECIVRFESLVKVVGHSVTAIGNDNFYDCNALTSVEFPLVTAIGNYNFRYCNALTSVEFPLVTTIGNYNFYDCNALTSVEFPLVTAIGNYNFRYCNALTSVEFPLVTTIGNYNFYDCNALTSVEFPLVTTIGNYNFYDCNALTSVEFPLVTTIGNYNFYDCNALTSVEFPLVTAIGNDNFYDCNALTSVEFPLVTAIGNDNFYDCNALTSVEFPLVTAIGNDNFYDCNALTSVEFPLVTAIGNYNFRYCNALTSVEFPLVTAIGNYNFRYCNALTSVEFPLVTAIGNYNFRYCNALTSVEFPLVTAIGNYNFRYCNALTSVEFKNKKLNVKSVDGYLFVVEKSKTTKGIHIHTGYNLYSFDKTTIEKKDCFLAEKEGFFAHGDTIKKAISDVQFKLVVEKIKNEPILPDTIITVMYYRTVTGACELGCKDFIERNSLEKEEYRADELLPILEKNNAYGLDRFKSLINW, translated from the coding sequence ATGAAAATCGAAAAAGGAATACTAGTATCAATTGAAGAAAAAGACATTAAAGACGGAGTGTTAACGCTTCCAAAAAAAGTAAAACAAATAGGCGATGAGTGTATCGTTAGATTTGAATCACTGGTTAAAGTAGTTGGGCATTCTGTCACTGCTATTGGAAACGACAATTTCTACGACTGCAACGCATTAACATCGGTGGAGTTCCCACTTGTCACTGCTATTGGAAACTACAATTTCCGCTACTGCAACGCATTAACATCGGTGGAGTTCCCACTTGTCACTACTATTGGAAACTACAATTTCTACGACTGCAACGCATTAACATCGGTGGAGTTCCCACTTGTCACTGCTATTGGAAACTACAATTTCCGCTACTGCAACGCATTAACATCGGTGGAGTTCCCACTTGTCACTACTATTGGAAACTACAATTTCTACGACTGCAACGCATTAACATCGGTGGAGTTCCCACTTGTCACTACTATTGGAAACTACAATTTCTACGACTGCAACGCATTAACATCGGTGGAGTTCCCACTTGTCACTACTATTGGAAACTACAATTTCTATGACTGCAACGCATTAACATCGGTGGAGTTCCCACTTGTCACTGCTATTGGAAACGACAATTTCTACGACTGCAACGCATTAACATCGGTGGAGTTCCCACTTGTCACTGCTATTGGAAACGACAATTTCTACGACTGCAACGCATTAACATCGGTGGAGTTCCCACTTGTCACTGCTATTGGAAACGACAATTTCTACGACTGCAACGCATTAACATCGGTGGAGTTCCCACTTGTCACTGCTATTGGAAACTACAATTTCCGCTACTGCAACGCATTAACATCGGTGGAGTTCCCACTTGTCACTGCTATTGGAAACTACAATTTCCGCTACTGCAACGCATTAACATCGGTGGAGTTCCCACTTGTCACTGCTATTGGAAACTACAATTTCCGCTACTGCAACGCATTAACATCGGTGGAGTTCCCACTTGTCACTGCTATTGGAAACTACAATTTCCGCTACTGCAACGCATTAACATCGGTGGAGTTTAAAAACAAAAAATTAAACGTTAAATCAGTTGATGGTTATTTATTTGTAGTTGAAAAATCAAAAACAACAAAAGGCATTCATATTCATACCGGATACAATCTATATTCTTTCGATAAAACCACAATAGAAAAGAAAGATTGTTTTTTAGCTGAAAAAGAAGGCTTTTTTGCCCATGGAGATACGATTAAAAAAGCTATCTCGGACGTTCAATTTAAATTGGTTGTTGAAAAAATAAAAAACGAGCCAATACTTCCAGATACTATTATTACAGTTATGTACTATCGAACAGTAACAGGAGCTTGTGAATTAGGTTGTAAAGATTTCATCGAGCGAAACTCCCTTGAAAAAGAAGAATACAGAGCGGATGAGCTATTGCCTATTTTAGAAAAAAACAATGCTTACGGATTAGATAGGTTTAAATCATTAATTAATTGGTAA
- a CDS encoding helix-turn-helix domain-containing protein, producing MAKRTTIMLQFSKFMFRKRMAMGLTQRGISKIIFGTEARCDYISRIETGKKDISLKSMDAILEALNSNIEFIE from the coding sequence ATGGCAAAAAGAACAACTATAATGCTTCAGTTTTCAAAATTCATGTTTAGGAAACGCATGGCAATGGGATTAACCCAGCGAGGTATCTCTAAAATTATATTTGGAACCGAAGCAAGGTGCGATTATATTTCGAGAATTGAAACAGGCAAAAAAGACATTAGCCTTAAAAGTATGGATGCTATTTTAGAAGCATTAAATTCTAATATAGAATTTATTGAATAA
- a CDS encoding shikimate kinase, translating to MRKIILLGYMGCGKSTIAEKLSSLLQIPFVDLDRVIEIEANMTISQIFESFGEVYFRKLEHDVFVELLASSDKQIIGLGGGTPCYANNHELLKGEGITSIYLKASVATLFNRLAHNKSKRPIVANKSDEELQEFIAKHLFDRSYYYNQAEYKVIVDGKTIDETVADIISILT from the coding sequence ATGAGAAAAATAATATTATTAGGATATATGGGCTGTGGCAAATCAACCATAGCCGAAAAACTTTCTAGTTTACTCCAAATTCCTTTCGTGGATTTAGATAGAGTTATTGAAATCGAAGCGAATATGACAATCAGTCAAATTTTCGAATCGTTTGGAGAAGTCTATTTCCGAAAATTAGAACACGATGTTTTTGTTGAATTGTTAGCTTCGTCTGATAAACAAATCATCGGTTTAGGAGGAGGTACTCCATGTTATGCTAATAATCATGAATTGTTAAAAGGGGAGGGGATTACGTCTATTTATTTGAAGGCTTCGGTGGCAACGCTTTTTAATAGATTGGCACACAATAAAAGCAAGCGTCCTATTGTAGCTAATAAATCAGACGAAGAATTACAAGAGTTTATCGCTAAGCATTTATTTGATCGCAGTTATTACTACAATCAAGCAGAATATAAAGTAATTGTCGATGGTAAAACAATTGATGAAACAGTTGCGGATATTATTTCAATATTAACTTAA
- a CDS encoding phosphoribosyltransferase domain-containing protein — translation MSQNIILTHQEIEHKIKRIAYQIYETFVDEEEIVIAGIAHNGFIFAQKIATALDEIAALKIALCEVNINKQHPEAVIQTSLSQKDYANKGLILVDDVLNSGTTLIYAVRHFLDVPLTKFKTAVLVDRNHKKYPVKADFKGISLSTSLLEHVSVVFDENGQSLAYLS, via the coding sequence ATGAGCCAAAATATCATCTTAACCCATCAAGAAATTGAGCATAAAATCAAACGTATTGCTTATCAAATCTATGAAACTTTTGTGGATGAAGAAGAAATTGTAATTGCAGGAATTGCGCACAACGGATTCATTTTTGCTCAAAAAATAGCTACTGCTTTAGACGAAATTGCCGCACTGAAAATTGCTCTATGCGAAGTAAATATCAACAAACAACATCCTGAAGCGGTTATTCAAACGTCATTATCCCAAAAAGACTATGCTAACAAAGGATTAATTTTAGTAGACGATGTATTGAATTCAGGAACTACGCTAATTTATGCGGTTCGTCATTTTTTGGATGTTCCTTTAACTAAATTTAAAACGGCCGTTTTAGTCGATCGTAATCACAAGAAATACCCAGTTAAAGCTGACTTTAAAGGCATTTCACTCTCAACTTCTCTGTTAGAACACGTGAGTGTTGTTTTTGACGAAAACGGACAAAGTTTAGCTTATTTAAGTTAA
- a CDS encoding RNA-binding S4 domain-containing protein: MRIDKYLWCVRYYKTRNMVTEACKKNHVTVNGQIAKPSREVFPTDKITFRKDQITQIITVLDIPESRVGAKLVDIYRRNDTPAEAYAHLELLKLSKDYYRKTGTGRPTKKDRRDIDEYGNEIPEDFEEDFL, encoded by the coding sequence ATGCGAATAGACAAATATTTATGGTGTGTAAGATATTATAAGACACGAAACATGGTTACTGAGGCTTGCAAAAAGAACCATGTAACCGTAAACGGACAAATAGCCAAACCGTCCAGAGAGGTTTTCCCAACGGATAAAATTACGTTTAGAAAAGACCAAATCACACAAATTATTACCGTGTTAGACATTCCTGAAAGCAGAGTTGGTGCTAAATTGGTAGATATCTATCGTCGAAACGACACGCCTGCCGAAGCCTATGCACATTTAGAGTTACTAAAACTATCTAAAGACTATTACAGAAAAACTGGAACGGGACGACCTACTAAAAAAGACCGAAGAGATATTGACGAGTATGGCAATGAAATACCAGAAGACTTTGAAGAAGACTTTTTGTAA
- a CDS encoding FKBP-type peptidyl-prolyl cis-trans isomerase: protein MNKFKYYFIVLVTVLSFFSCSKNNTATVEPLRDYSVQYTADLATIEEYLKTYYITVTNHPGFTDDQDIVFTKIPSGGTQASVWSYLNSATFPKLLSRDVNFHGITYKIYYLVLREGTGEKPTNVDAVLASYRGDYLNQVAATSTAAAYLGVTKFEESKYPQSFFGLTSTITGWSEIFPLFRKGTYTANADGTVTYTNFGAGVMFIPSGLGYYASGSGSIPAYCPLVFSFKLYEIQRTDLDEDGIPSYLEDLNGDGYMYDFRNTINYPVTPTSNPDDSDGDGIPNFYDVDDDGDNYTTKLEIKDANGVLIPFASIPDCSGNTTSTTRVKKYLDKNCH, encoded by the coding sequence ATGAACAAATTTAAATATTATTTTATTGTACTAGTTACAGTCCTTTCATTTTTTTCATGTTCTAAAAATAATACGGCTACTGTTGAGCCACTTAGAGATTATTCTGTCCAGTATACGGCTGATTTAGCTACTATTGAAGAATATCTAAAGACCTATTATATCACGGTTACTAATCATCCTGGATTTACAGACGATCAAGATATTGTATTTACTAAAATTCCATCTGGAGGTACGCAAGCTTCTGTTTGGTCTTATTTGAATAGTGCTACTTTTCCAAAATTATTAAGTAGAGATGTTAATTTTCATGGAATTACATATAAAATTTATTATTTAGTTTTACGAGAAGGTACAGGTGAAAAACCAACTAATGTAGATGCAGTTTTAGCTTCTTATAGAGGTGATTATTTAAATCAAGTTGCGGCTACTTCTACTGCTGCAGCCTATTTGGGTGTGACTAAATTTGAAGAATCAAAATATCCACAAAGTTTTTTTGGTCTTACTTCAACAATTACAGGTTGGTCAGAGATTTTTCCTTTGTTTAGAAAAGGAACTTATACTGCTAATGCAGATGGCACAGTTACATATACTAACTTTGGAGCAGGTGTAATGTTTATTCCTTCAGGTTTAGGTTATTATGCTTCAGGATCAGGTTCTATACCGGCTTATTGTCCTTTGGTTTTTAGTTTTAAATTATATGAAATTCAACGAACTGATTTAGATGAAGATGGTATTCCATCGTATTTAGAAGATTTGAATGGAGATGGATATATGTATGATTTTAGAAATACTATAAATTATCCAGTAACGCCTACCTCTAATCCGGATGATAGTGATGGTGATGGTATTCCTAATTTTTATGATGTTGATGATGATGGGGATAATTATACTACTAAGTTAGAGATAAAAGATGCTAATGGAGTATTGATACCTTTTGCTAGTATTCCTGATTGTAGTGGTAATACAACCAGTACAACAAGAGTTAAAAAGTATTTAGATAAAAACTGTCACTAA
- a CDS encoding transketolase family protein, producing MKKYINTGSKDTRSGFGAGMTELGQKNENVVALCADLIGSLKFDEFKKNHPERFFQIGIAEANMIGIAAGLTIGGKIPFTGTFANFSTGRVYDQIRQSVAYSDKNVKICASHAGLTLGEDGATHQILEDIGLMKMLPGMTVINTCDYNQTKAATIALADHHGPAYLRFGRPVVPNFTPADEPFVIGKAILLNEGTDVTIVATGHLVWEALIAAEALEAKGISAEVINIHTIKPLDEEAILKSLAKTKCIVTAEEHNILGGLGESVSRVLALHHPSPQEFVAVNDSFGESGTPEQLMEKYKLNNQAIVAAAERVIKRK from the coding sequence ATGAAAAAATATATAAATACAGGAAGTAAAGATACTCGTTCAGGTTTCGGAGCGGGAATGACTGAATTAGGTCAAAAAAATGAAAATGTAGTAGCACTTTGTGCCGACTTAATTGGCTCATTAAAATTTGACGAATTCAAAAAAAATCACCCAGAGCGTTTTTTCCAAATTGGAATTGCTGAAGCTAACATGATTGGAATTGCAGCAGGATTAACTATTGGAGGTAAAATTCCGTTTACAGGAACTTTTGCTAACTTTTCTACAGGACGTGTTTATGATCAAATCCGTCAATCGGTAGCTTATTCTGATAAAAATGTTAAAATCTGTGCTTCGCACGCGGGATTGACTCTTGGAGAAGACGGTGCTACACACCAAATCCTAGAAGACATTGGATTAATGAAAATGTTACCAGGAATGACCGTTATCAATACTTGTGATTACAATCAAACCAAAGCGGCTACTATTGCTTTAGCTGATCACCACGGACCAGCTTACTTGCGTTTTGGACGACCAGTAGTACCTAACTTTACTCCAGCTGACGAACCATTTGTTATTGGCAAAGCCATTCTATTAAATGAAGGTACTGATGTTACTATTGTAGCAACTGGACACTTAGTTTGGGAAGCTTTGATTGCTGCTGAGGCTTTAGAAGCTAAAGGTATTTCTGCCGAAGTAATCAACATTCACACGATTAAACCATTGGACGAAGAAGCGATTTTAAAATCATTGGCAAAAACAAAATGTATTGTTACTGCTGAAGAACACAACATCTTAGGAGGTTTAGGAGAAAGTGTTTCTAGAGTATTAGCATTGCACCACCCTTCTCCACAAGAATTTGTTGCAGTAAACGATAGTTTTGGAGAATCAGGAACACCTGAGCAATTAATGGAGAAATACAAGCTAAACAATCAAGCGATTGTTGCCGCTGCAGAAAGAGTAATCAAAAGAAAATAA
- a CDS encoding transketolase: MMPNTQQLNDLTIQVRRDILRMVHAVNSGHPGGSLGCTEFLVALYQKIMERKEGFDMDGIGEDLFFLSNGHISPVFYSVLARSGYFPVAELATFRLINTRLQGHPTTHDGLPGVRMASGSLGQGLSVAIGAAEAKKLNKDNHLVYTLHGDGELQEGQNWEAIMYASAKKIDNLIATVDLNGKQIDGTTDEVLCMGSLKAKFEAFDWDVLEIKEGNNIDAILAGMSEAKSRTGKGKPVCVLLHTEMGNGVDFMMYSHAWHGKAPNDSQLEQALSQNISTLADY; this comes from the coding sequence ATAATGCCTAACACACAACAATTAAACGATTTAACTATCCAAGTTAGAAGAGATATTCTTCGAATGGTACACGCTGTCAACTCAGGTCATCCTGGAGGTTCTTTGGGCTGTACTGAATTTTTAGTAGCCCTTTACCAAAAAATCATGGAACGCAAAGAAGGTTTTGATATGGACGGAATTGGAGAAGATCTTTTCTTCCTTTCAAACGGACACATCTCGCCTGTTTTTTATAGTGTATTAGCAAGAAGTGGTTATTTTCCAGTAGCCGAATTGGCTACCTTCCGCTTGATTAACACTAGACTTCAAGGACACCCAACTACACATGATGGATTACCTGGAGTGCGTATGGCATCTGGTTCTCTTGGACAAGGTTTATCTGTTGCAATAGGAGCTGCCGAAGCTAAAAAATTAAATAAAGACAATCATCTTGTTTATACTTTACATGGTGACGGAGAATTGCAAGAAGGTCAAAACTGGGAAGCAATTATGTATGCTTCTGCCAAAAAAATAGACAACCTTATTGCTACTGTTGACCTTAACGGAAAACAAATTGACGGTACTACTGACGAAGTGTTGTGTATGGGAAGCTTGAAAGCTAAGTTTGAAGCATTTGATTGGGATGTTTTAGAAATCAAAGAAGGAAACAACATCGACGCCATCCTTGCAGGAATGAGCGAAGCAAAATCAAGAACAGGAAAAGGAAAACCAGTTTGTGTGTTATTGCATACCGAAATGGGTAATGGAGTAGATTTCATGATGTACAGTCATGCTTGGCACGGTAAAGCGCCAAATGACTCACAATTGGAACAAGCTTTATCACAAAATATTTCAACGCTAGCAGACTACTAA
- a CDS encoding rhodanese-like domain-containing protein, translating to MITTLKKIFGFGPSVNYSELAQQDAIILDVRSKAEFTGGHIKGAINIPVNVLSSHLSQLKDKNKPIITCCASGMRSASAKSILQSNGYQNVYNGGGWLSLQNKL from the coding sequence ATGATAACTACTTTAAAAAAGATTTTTGGTTTTGGACCAAGCGTTAATTATTCTGAATTAGCACAGCAAGATGCTATTATATTAGACGTACGTTCAAAAGCAGAGTTTACTGGAGGACACATCAAAGGGGCTATCAATATTCCCGTAAACGTTTTGAGTTCACATCTTAGCCAACTCAAAGACAAAAACAAACCCATAATTACCTGTTGTGCATCAGGTATGAGAAGTGCCTCTGCCAAAAGCATTTTACAATCAAACGGGTATCAAAATGTATATAATGGCGGTGGATGGTTAAGCCTTCAAAACAAATTATAG
- a CDS encoding rhodanese-like domain-containing protein encodes MNLENIIKENKCTIVDVRSYEEFMGSHVANSINIPLQTIPERIKELKELTMPLVLCCASGNRSGQAQHFLSQHGVDCYNGGSWLDVNYYQSK; translated from the coding sequence ATGAATTTAGAAAACATTATTAAAGAAAATAAATGCACCATTGTAGACGTGCGCTCTTATGAAGAGTTTATGGGTAGTCATGTGGCTAATTCCATCAACATCCCATTGCAAACCATTCCAGAAAGAATAAAAGAGTTAAAAGAATTAACAATGCCTTTAGTACTTTGTTGTGCTTCGGGAAATAGAAGCGGACAAGCGCAACATTTTCTTTCACAACATGGAGTTGATTGCTACAATGGTGGTTCTTGGCTAGACGTAAATTACTATCAATCAAAATAA
- a CDS encoding heavy-metal-associated domain-containing protein → MKTEEIKIANLKCGGCATTIKKELFELDGVKEVKVDNDNDSVTVMYKEGIREAITQRLHDLGYPEATEKNGLLLKLKSYSSCMIGKINNL, encoded by the coding sequence ATGAAAACAGAAGAAATTAAAATCGCGAATCTTAAATGTGGAGGCTGTGCCACCACTATAAAAAAAGAGCTTTTTGAATTAGACGGTGTTAAAGAAGTAAAAGTAGATAACGACAATGATTCTGTAACCGTAATGTACAAAGAAGGAATTAGAGAAGCAATAACACAACGATTACACGACCTTGGATATCCTGAAGCTACCGAAAAAAACGGTCTGCTTTTAAAACTTAAAAGTTATTCTAGTTGTATGATTGGTAAAATCAATAATTTATAA
- a CDS encoding SGNH/GDSL hydrolase family protein yields MKTLLYISFFLLLGMSEQSIAQDWANLAKYENENALFTTKKSGEKRIVLMGDSITEFWLQIHPEFFKDKPYIDRGISGQTTPQMLIRFRPDVINLQPDVVVILAGVNDIAGNTGPTTNEKILGNIISMVELAKANKIKVILCSVLPASNFYWRPNDKAAETIIQLNQLIHSYANQHHIPYVDYHTAMADAKNGLPKEFADDGVHPNLKGYQVMESLLEKVIHKTLKK; encoded by the coding sequence ATGAAAACACTTCTCTATATATCATTCTTTTTATTATTAGGTATGTCCGAACAATCTATCGCTCAAGACTGGGCTAATTTGGCTAAATACGAAAATGAAAACGCCTTATTTACGACTAAAAAATCTGGCGAAAAAAGAATAGTTCTAATGGGAGATTCCATTACCGAATTTTGGCTACAAATCCATCCCGAGTTCTTCAAAGACAAACCATACATAGATCGAGGAATAAGCGGTCAAACTACCCCTCAAATGCTCATTCGTTTCAGACCTGATGTGATCAATTTACAGCCCGATGTAGTGGTTATTTTAGCAGGCGTGAATGACATTGCCGGAAACACAGGACCCACAACAAATGAAAAAATTCTAGGAAATATCATTTCTATGGTCGAATTGGCAAAAGCCAACAAAATAAAAGTAATTTTATGTTCGGTTTTGCCTGCCAGTAATTTCTATTGGAGACCCAATGATAAAGCTGCTGAAACTATAATCCAATTGAATCAGTTAATTCATTCGTATGCCAATCAACATCATATTCCTTATGTTGATTATCATACTGCTATGGCTGATGCCAAAAATGGTTTGCCAAAAGAATTTGCTGATGACGGCGTACACCCCAACTTAAAAGGGTATCAAGTCATGGAAAGTCTTTTAGAAAAAGTAATCCATAAGACACTCAAAAAGTAA
- the cysM gene encoding cysteine synthase CysM, with product MEPKKLIELIGNTPLVISRNLVQNPNVKLLLKLEGNNPGGSVKDRAAYNMIASAIERGDIKKGDKLIEATSGNTGIALAMIAQLFDIEIELVLPADSTKERTQTMLAYGAKVTQTPASSGIIGSRDYADQKIAEGGYVMLNQFANEDNWKAHYKTTGPEIWNDTKGTVTHFVSAMGTTGTIIGTSTYLKEQNKNIQIIGAQPSDGSQIPGIRKWPQEYLPKIFDASKVDTIMEVSEQEAREMTKRLAKEEGIFAGMSSGGSVATAVKIANQLESGVVVAIICDRGDRYLSSDLFD from the coding sequence ATGGAACCTAAAAAATTAATTGAATTAATTGGCAATACGCCTTTAGTAATTAGCCGTAATTTAGTTCAAAATCCTAACGTAAAACTGTTATTAAAACTTGAAGGAAACAATCCAGGAGGAAGTGTTAAAGACCGCGCTGCTTATAATATGATTGCTTCTGCCATAGAGCGGGGAGATATCAAAAAAGGAGACAAGTTAATTGAAGCTACTAGTGGCAACACTGGAATAGCTTTGGCCATGATTGCCCAATTATTTGACATCGAAATTGAATTGGTTTTACCTGCAGATTCGACAAAAGAACGCACTCAAACAATGCTTGCTTATGGTGCCAAAGTAACCCAAACTCCTGCCAGTTCAGGAATCATTGGCTCACGTGATTATGCCGATCAAAAAATAGCCGAAGGAGGTTATGTCATGCTAAATCAATTTGCCAATGAAGACAATTGGAAAGCGCATTACAAAACAACAGGACCAGAAATCTGGAACGATACTAAGGGAACTGTAACTCATTTTGTTTCGGCGATGGGAACAACAGGAACGATCATTGGTACTTCAACTTATTTAAAAGAACAAAATAAAAATATTCAAATTATTGGCGCTCAACCAAGTGACGGCTCTCAAATTCCAGGAATTCGAAAATGGCCTCAAGAATACCTTCCTAAAATTTTTGACGCTTCAAAAGTGGACACTATTATGGAAGTTAGCGAACAAGAAGCCCGAGAAATGACAAAACGCCTAGCTAAAGAAGAAGGAATTTTTGCAGGAATGAGCAGTGGAGGATCTGTGGCTACGGCTGTAAAGATAGCCAACCAATTAGAATCAGGAGTAGTTGTAGCAATCATCTGTGATCGTGGAGATCGTTATTTATCTTCTGATTTATTTGATTAA
- the epsC gene encoding serine O-acetyltransferase EpsC, translating to MTKNQIIQNINVLKSDFSIHYSIKTKTEAFTEKLFYTLFDGSASLDESIDELEVLFKEISAIACKKTTKLCDSIWDNFLEKLPSVLEKLNKDAAYILENDPASNSIEEVYLAYPGFYAIAIYRLSHELYLLDLLLFSRLMSEYAHRITGTDIHAGATIASPFFIDHATGIVIGETTVIEKNVKIYQGVTLGALSITKEMKNSKRHPTVEEEVCIYANATILGGTTTIGKNSIIGGNSWVTKSIPANSIVTNTTTEVKVKEKK from the coding sequence GTGACAAAAAATCAGATTATCCAAAATATCAATGTGTTGAAAAGTGATTTTTCAATACATTATAGCATCAAAACAAAAACAGAAGCCTTTACTGAAAAGCTATTCTATACTTTGTTTGACGGAAGCGCATCGCTCGACGAGAGTATTGACGAACTTGAAGTACTCTTCAAAGAAATTTCAGCTATAGCTTGTAAAAAAACAACCAAATTATGCGATTCCATTTGGGATAATTTTTTAGAGAAACTTCCTTCAGTATTAGAAAAATTAAACAAAGACGCAGCTTATATTTTAGAAAATGACCCTGCATCCAACAGCATTGAAGAAGTGTATTTGGCTTACCCAGGCTTTTATGCCATAGCTATTTATCGTTTGAGCCACGAATTGTATCTTTTAGATTTATTGCTATTTTCACGTTTAATGAGTGAATACGCTCATCGTATTACCGGTACAGATATTCATGCAGGCGCCACAATTGCATCGCCTTTCTTTATTGATCACGCCACAGGAATTGTAATTGGCGAGACTACTGTTATTGAAAAAAACGTAAAAATATACCAAGGCGTTACTCTTGGAGCCTTAAGCATTACCAAAGAGATGAAAAACTCTAAAAGGCATCCTACAGTGGAAGAGGAAGTATGCATCTATGCCAATGCAACCATTTTAGGAGGCACAACAACCATTGGAAAAAATAGTATTATTGGAGGGAATTCATGGGTTACCAAATCCATTCCAGCCAATTCTATAGTAACCAATACTACAACCGAAGTTAAAGTAAAAGAGAAGAAATAA